Proteins encoded by one window of Oenanthe melanoleuca isolate GR-GAL-2019-014 chromosome 20, OMel1.0, whole genome shotgun sequence:
- the LOC130261290 gene encoding ammonium transporter Rh type B-like, which produces MAVTPSTHPRRLLPLFLGLFQGALLLFFALFVTYDEPSAEDTNLVANQVYSTFPFFQDIQVMLVVGLGLLLTFLPRYGFSALTHNFLLLNFSMQWALVLQGLLQHLHHGQIHLDLHKLLISEFAAVTVLISVGAILGRASPCQLLVMATCEIPIYLASEWVIVTCLGVLDVGGTITIHVFSCYFGLGVSKALFRATQQPLHPKETPTPSSDLMSLVGTLILWVFWPSFVAVLCQPGDAQHRAILNTLLAMSASAITTVVASSLLDRDGKLSLGHLQNGSLAGGVAIGAVADMAMPPVAALALGSLSAVLCVLGFRFLTPLLGRKLTLLDQCGIHNLHGLPGILGAAASVLAVLVASKDTSGSQPSQLSPAGGNASSVLEGQRGAGGAGGQALCQAAGLAVAAGGSLLAGLLTGAALRLPCLARPPERLCFDDSLYFKIQDQAESPGPDSSAEEGALALKEQV; this is translated from the coding sequence ATGGCTGTGACACCCTCCACCCATCCCCGTCGCCTCCTGCCCCTCTTCCTGGGGCTATTCCAGGgtgccctgctcctcttctTTGCCCTCTTCGTCACCTATGATGAGCCCTCAGCGGAGGATACCAACTTGGTGGCCAACCAGGTCTACAGCACCTTCCCCTTCTTCCAGGACATCCAGGTGATGCTGGTGGTGGGGCTGGGACTCCTGCTGACCTTCCTGCCCCGCTACGGGTTCAGCGCTCTCACCCACAACTTCCTCCTGCTCAACTTCTCCATGCAGTGGGcgctggtgctgcagggcctgctccagcacctccaccaCGGCCAGATCCACCTGGACCTCCACAAACTCCTCATCTCTGAGTTCGCTGCTGTGACAGTGCTCATCTCCGTGGGGGCCATCCTGGGGAGggccagcccctgccagctgctCGTCATGGCCACCTGTGAAATCCCCATCTACCTCGCCAGCGAGTGGGTCATTGTCACCTGTCTGGGTGTCCTGGATGTGGGTGGCACCATCACGATCCACGTCTTCTCCTGCTATTTCGGCCTTGGCGTGTCCAAGGCTCTGTTCAGGGCaacacagcagccactgcaccCCAAGGAGACCCCAACACCTAGCTCTGACCTCATGTCCCTGGTGGGGACACTCATCCTCTGGGTTTTCTGGCCCAGCTTCGTGGCTGTCTTGTGCCAGCCGGGTGATGCCCAGCACCGTGCCATCCTGAACACCCTCCTGGCCATGAGTGCCAGTGCCATAACCACCGTGGTGGCCTCCAGCCTGCTGGACAGGGACGGCAAGCTCAGCCTCGGCCACCTGCAGAACGGCAGCCTGGCCGGCGGGGTAGCCATCGGCGCGGTGGCCGACATGGCCATGCCACCAGTGGCCGCCcttgccctgggcagcctctcgGCCGTGCTGTGTGTCCTCGGCTTCAGGTTCCTCACCCCGCTCCTGGGGAGGAAGCTCACACTCCTCGACCAGTGTGGCATCCACAACCTGCACGGCTTGCCCGGCATCCTGGGCGCGGCAGCCAGCGTCCTGGCCGTGCTGGTGGCATCCAAGGACACCTCCGggtcccagccctcccagctgtcccctgctgGGGGCAATGCCAGCTCGGTGCTggaggggcagagaggggccggcggggcgggcgggcaggCGCTGTGCCAGGCGGCGGGGCTGGCGGTGGCCGCCGGTGGCTCGCTGCTCGCCGGGCTCCTCACCGGAGCCGCCCTCcggctgccctgcctggcccgGCCGCCCGAGCGCCTCTGCTTCGATGACTCGCTGTATTTTAAGATCCAGGATCAGGCTGAGAGCCCGGGGCCGGACAGCAGCGCTGAGGAAGGAGCGCTGGCTCTGAAGGAGCAGGTTTAG